A single Phycisphaeraceae bacterium DNA region contains:
- a CDS encoding polymer-forming cytoskeletal protein translates to MSLAPRMSMARHPTPRLVLCYNCSRSFSASSQAITLTCPLCYQHLRLSDVIVEAAQSVTRLQTCGRLVITARGRVTAKVVQASGGIEVHGRLQAESAATPGHFYLAPGAVHSGNVRASSLIVHPGSTVLAGHFEITPPVESVDDAAEDRVPAAPIQVPDEPPRAAASRPRSRLASLFAPAFS, encoded by the coding sequence GTGTCCCTCGCACCCCGCATGTCGATGGCCCGCCACCCCACCCCACGACTGGTCCTCTGCTACAACTGCTCGCGCTCGTTCTCCGCGAGTTCGCAGGCGATCACGCTGACGTGCCCGCTGTGCTACCAGCACCTGAGGCTCTCCGACGTGATCGTCGAGGCGGCGCAGTCGGTGACGCGGCTGCAGACGTGCGGGCGGCTGGTCATCACGGCGCGGGGACGGGTCACCGCCAAGGTTGTTCAGGCATCCGGGGGCATCGAGGTCCACGGCCGGCTGCAGGCCGAGTCGGCGGCGACACCGGGACACTTCTACCTCGCGCCCGGGGCCGTGCATTCCGGGAACGTCAGGGCGTCCTCCCTGATCGTCCACCCGGGCTCGACGGTGCTCGCGGGGCACTTCGAGATCACCCCGCCTGTGGAGTCCGTCGATGACGCGGCCGAGGACCGTGTGCCCGCCGCGCCGATCCAGGTCCCCGATGAGCCCCCGCGCGCCGCAGCATCGCGTCCGCGGTCACGCCTTGCATCGCTGTTCGCGCCCGCGTTTTCGTAA
- a CDS encoding polymer-forming cytoskeletal protein, with protein MADNVTVIGPGSVIKGDMAFDNAARIQGTFEGTISAKTDLHIGDTGSCKADLTANTVQIDGSVEGDVVAHESLQLGAKARLVGNITAGTLVVVQGATFIGHCRVGAGAESIAPANPRPETPAQPRPRPGTNNSARATPVPTVTADLEATLAGLETKLASMGKPRPAAAPQA; from the coding sequence ATGGCGGACAACGTGACGGTCATCGGACCCGGCTCGGTGATCAAGGGCGACATGGCCTTTGACAACGCGGCGAGGATCCAGGGGACGTTCGAGGGCACCATCTCAGCAAAGACGGACCTGCACATCGGCGATACCGGCTCGTGCAAGGCCGACCTGACCGCCAACACGGTCCAGATCGACGGCTCGGTCGAGGGCGATGTCGTGGCGCACGAGTCGCTGCAACTGGGCGCCAAGGCGAGGCTTGTCGGCAACATCACGGCCGGAACGCTGGTTGTGGTCCAGGGGGCGACGTTCATCGGCCACTGCCGGGTGGGCGCGGGGGCGGAGTCGATCGCCCCGGCGAACCCGCGCCCGGAGACTCCCGCGCAGCCCCGGCCCCGTCCGGGCACGAACAACAGCGCCCGCGCGACGCCGGTCCCCACTGTCACCGCGGACCTGGAGGCCACGCTTGCGGGCCTCGAGACCAAGCTCGCCAGCATGGGAAAGCCCCGCCCGGCGGCGGCGCCGCAGGCCTAG
- a CDS encoding rRNA pseudouridine synthase, which translates to MQRTPAPTTGPGERLQRILADAGVGSRRACEEMIEAGRVEVNGEIVRTLPVFAHPGVDRIHVDGRPVKTIAPGAGRLGSVGRGVYVMLYKPARTVCTTSDEYGRRTVLDLVDHPTGARLFPVGRLDYEAAGLLLLTNDGDMAHRLTHARYGIARRYLVEVGGTVEAEKLPKIEKEATRIGRLAARSERKAAGRTPDGPDLKKGRVGMRVVKVPGQGERKTILEVTLAEGRNRQVGVVLKRAGYGVKKVLCVGLGPLSLKGLAVGQWRELDRTEVRTLKKAVGLGDDRKPAAAGNRHKSTKPAPAKVPSNGRSR; encoded by the coding sequence ATGCAGCGCACCCCCGCACCGACGACCGGCCCCGGCGAGCGACTCCAGCGGATCCTGGCGGATGCCGGCGTCGGTTCGCGCCGAGCCTGCGAGGAGATGATCGAGGCCGGACGCGTCGAGGTGAACGGTGAGATTGTCCGCACCCTGCCCGTCTTCGCCCACCCCGGCGTCGACCGCATCCACGTGGACGGGCGTCCGGTCAAGACCATCGCCCCGGGCGCCGGCCGGCTCGGCAGCGTTGGGCGAGGTGTGTACGTCATGCTCTACAAGCCCGCCCGCACGGTGTGCACGACCAGCGACGAGTACGGCCGCCGGACCGTGCTGGACCTCGTCGACCATCCGACCGGCGCCCGCCTGTTTCCGGTCGGAAGGCTCGACTACGAGGCCGCCGGCCTGCTCCTGCTCACCAACGATGGCGACATGGCCCACCGCCTGACCCACGCCCGGTACGGCATCGCGCGCCGCTATCTCGTCGAGGTCGGGGGAACCGTCGAAGCCGAGAAACTCCCAAAGATCGAGAAAGAGGCCACGCGGATCGGCCGCCTCGCGGCCAGGAGCGAGCGCAAGGCCGCCGGCCGCACCCCAGATGGCCCCGACCTGAAGAAGGGACGCGTCGGCATGCGGGTCGTCAAGGTCCCCGGCCAAGGTGAACGCAAGACCATCCTCGAGGTCACGCTGGCCGAGGGACGCAACAGGCAGGTCGGCGTTGTCCTGAAGCGGGCCGGGTACGGCGTCAAGAAGGTGCTCTGCGTGGGTCTCGGCCCCCTCTCCCTGAAAGGGCTGGCGGTCGGCCAATGGCGGGAACTGGACCGGACCGAGGTCCGCACCCTCAAGAAGGCCGTCGGGCTGGGCGACGACAGGAAGCCGGCCGCGGCGGGCAACCGGCACAAGTCGACCAAGCCCGCTCCAGCAAAGGTCCCCTCCAACGGGAGAAGCAGGTGA
- a CDS encoding YihY family inner membrane protein, translated as MIDLSATGPARRTLSRVWTEAKRSRIAQLAAALAYRTIFAVVPMLVVALVVVRSFVSDVQLKSLLASLLQYMGLTEIVLNSEKLAGPSADHGITGSLQLDEWVAQAVDRARDVPFTAVGFVAALTLFYAAISMLSEVERTFNEVYKAPAARGWTKRITLYWTLLTLGSIGLFASFYIGEQFQQWALDITARGWSWIGVAPPVKALGFITTSAISMLMLLLAYTAVPTARVAFWPAVGGAIIGAILWEATKWGFTRYLEYSTTYARLYGALALVPLFLLWVYLTWAVVLVGLQVSYVMQYGLARDEPTETARVVDPSVGVAIMAGVSRAFAEGKPVAAPQLAQWAGVSLEVSEAIVESLRTRGLVHFVRREEGGPEVVTPARPAEGITVREVLEASFDAVDHPTAAKPVEEASRIAGRLRDAQFAAAGPTTLAELIGIPAGSKKSGARGPHAGWSPDQPGARLDDSEQGAGNGSALGDSDEADGDDAARHPGGRPADGGVLRAGRRGEGPGV; from the coding sequence GTGATCGATCTCTCGGCGACAGGCCCGGCGCGCCGCACCCTGTCACGGGTGTGGACCGAGGCGAAGCGTTCCCGCATCGCCCAGCTCGCCGCCGCGCTCGCCTATCGCACCATCTTCGCCGTCGTCCCGATGCTGGTGGTCGCGCTGGTCGTGGTCCGGTCGTTCGTCTCCGATGTGCAACTCAAGAGCCTGCTCGCCTCGCTCCTGCAGTACATGGGCCTGACCGAAATCGTGCTCAACTCCGAGAAACTCGCCGGTCCGTCGGCGGACCACGGTATCACCGGTTCGCTCCAACTCGACGAATGGGTCGCCCAGGCCGTTGATCGCGCCCGCGACGTCCCGTTTACCGCCGTCGGCTTTGTCGCGGCGCTCACGCTGTTCTACGCCGCGATCTCCATGCTCTCGGAGGTCGAACGCACCTTCAACGAGGTCTACAAGGCGCCCGCCGCCCGCGGCTGGACCAAGCGGATCACCCTCTACTGGACCCTGCTCACGCTCGGCTCCATCGGCCTCTTCGCCAGTTTCTACATCGGCGAACAGTTCCAGCAATGGGCGCTGGACATTACAGCCCGCGGCTGGTCATGGATCGGCGTTGCGCCCCCGGTCAAGGCCCTCGGCTTCATCACCACCTCCGCCATCAGCATGCTCATGCTGCTTTTGGCGTACACAGCCGTCCCCACCGCCCGCGTCGCGTTCTGGCCCGCAGTCGGCGGCGCGATCATCGGGGCCATCCTCTGGGAAGCCACCAAGTGGGGCTTCACCCGCTACCTGGAATACTCCACGACCTACGCCCGCCTCTACGGCGCCCTCGCGCTCGTCCCTCTCTTTCTGTTGTGGGTTTATCTCACGTGGGCCGTCGTCCTCGTCGGGCTGCAGGTGAGCTACGTCATGCAGTACGGCCTCGCGCGCGATGAGCCCACCGAGACCGCCCGCGTGGTCGACCCCTCCGTCGGTGTCGCGATCATGGCCGGGGTCTCGCGGGCCTTCGCCGAGGGCAAGCCCGTGGCCGCCCCCCAGCTGGCGCAGTGGGCTGGTGTCAGCCTCGAGGTCAGCGAGGCGATCGTCGAGAGCCTCCGCACCCGCGGATTGGTCCACTTCGTGCGGCGGGAGGAGGGCGGTCCCGAGGTCGTCACCCCCGCTCGCCCCGCAGAGGGGATCACCGTCCGAGAAGTCCTCGAAGCCTCCTTCGACGCCGTCGATCACCCGACCGCGGCCAAGCCCGTCGAGGAGGCCTCCCGGATCGCCGGGCGCTTGCGGGACGCCCAGTTCGCCGCCGCCGGTCCGACCACCCTGGCGGAACTCATCGGGATTCCGGCCGGATCGAAGAAGTCTGGAGCCCGGGGGCCGCACGCCGGTTGGTCGCCCGACCAGCCCGGGGCTAGGCTAGATGATTCCGAACAAGGAGCGGGCAATGGGTCGGCATTGGGTGATTCAGACGAGGCGGACGGCGATGATGCTGCTCGCCATCCCGGCGGCAGGCCTGCTGATGGGGGGGTGCTACGAGCGGGTCGTCGGGGCGAAGGGCCCGGGGTCTGA
- a CDS encoding NADH-quinone oxidoreductase subunit B produces the protein MGIEAALTADGFVTTQLQRVINWARRSSLWPMPFATACCGIELMATAASRYDLARFGMERMSFSPRQADLLIVAGRVSIKAMPVLQRIYLQMPEPKWVLSMGACASTGGVFDTYAVVQGVDQYIPVDVYVPGCPPRPEQLLEGIMAIQRHIDREGMPPPGGKRAPLGLVIEPTHTVRPQPVGLTVGGA, from the coding sequence ATGGGGATCGAAGCGGCACTCACAGCGGACGGATTTGTCACCACCCAGCTGCAGCGAGTGATTAACTGGGCGCGCCGGAGTTCCCTCTGGCCGATGCCCTTCGCCACCGCCTGCTGCGGGATCGAGCTGATGGCCACCGCGGCAAGCCGCTACGACCTCGCGCGGTTCGGCATGGAGCGGATGAGCTTCTCGCCGCGACAGGCCGACCTGCTGATCGTCGCCGGGCGTGTGTCCATCAAGGCGATGCCCGTCCTGCAGCGCATCTACCTCCAGATGCCCGAGCCCAAGTGGGTTCTCTCCATGGGCGCCTGCGCCAGCACCGGCGGGGTGTTCGACACCTACGCCGTCGTCCAGGGCGTCGACCAGTACATCCCGGTTGACGTCTACGTCCCCGGCTGCCCGCCCCGTCCCGAGCAGTTGCTCGAGGGGATCATGGCCATCCAGCGCCACATCGACCGCGAAGGAATGCCGCCACCCGGCGGCAAGCGTGCCCCCCTTGGTCTCGTGATCGAGCCGACCCACACCGTCCGTCCGCAGCCCGTCGGGCTCACGGTCGGGGGCGCGTAG
- a CDS encoding VanZ family protein, with the protein MSQAEERGGILPRLRVTVFAAYAVLLFTMTHWPRLELPPVVQRPDLIVHFGAFGLWALLLNFSGLVGPFLSRRTAMIAFPISLAYAAIDEGLQAIPFVHRQCALDDWLANAGGVTIVTIGLLVVARRAPPAAAEARATRPRP; encoded by the coding sequence ATGAGCCAGGCTGAGGAGCGCGGGGGGATACTTCCGAGGCTGCGCGTGACGGTGTTCGCCGCGTACGCAGTGCTGCTGTTCACGATGACGCACTGGCCACGGCTGGAACTGCCCCCGGTGGTGCAGCGACCGGACCTGATCGTTCACTTCGGCGCGTTCGGGCTGTGGGCGTTGCTGCTCAACTTCTCGGGGCTGGTCGGGCCGTTTCTGTCGCGGCGGACGGCGATGATCGCGTTCCCGATCTCGCTCGCCTACGCGGCTATCGATGAGGGTTTGCAGGCGATTCCGTTCGTGCACCGGCAGTGTGCACTCGACGACTGGCTCGCCAATGCGGGCGGGGTGACGATCGTCACGATCGGTCTGCTCGTGGTTGCTCGGCGCGCGCCGCCAGCGGCCGCGGAGGCCCGGGCTACGCGCCCCCGACCGTGA
- a CDS encoding ParA family protein — MPPHPARVIALINQKGGVGKTTTTVNLGAAIAEEPSETGPRRVLIIDMDPQSHASLHLGVEPGNGKASVYDLLSDSTIDPADALHEARPNLFVLPAETDLAAAESELAAKPDRLQRLRQAIDKIQAGPRPFDFILIDCPPALGLLTLNALAAAREVFIPMQAHFLALQGVGKLLETVARVSQSVNPRLVVTGVILCMHDPQSTHSREVVADLEGFFEAARGQPVAWRAARVYRPPVRRNIKLAECPSFGQTIFDYSAWCPGANDYRQLGHAIVSEWERITARIAPGQGAAAAAPAVTEAKPTVTTVPPRPPAVAGERSA, encoded by the coding sequence ATGCCTCCTCACCCCGCGCGGGTCATCGCGCTGATCAATCAGAAGGGCGGCGTCGGGAAGACCACCACGACGGTCAACCTCGGCGCGGCGATCGCGGAGGAGCCCTCCGAAACGGGTCCGCGCCGCGTGCTGATCATCGACATGGACCCGCAGTCGCACGCCTCGCTGCACCTGGGGGTGGAGCCGGGGAACGGGAAGGCGAGCGTCTACGACCTGCTGTCCGACTCGACGATTGACCCGGCTGACGCGCTGCACGAGGCGAGGCCGAACCTGTTTGTGCTGCCGGCGGAGACGGACTTGGCCGCGGCGGAGTCCGAGCTGGCCGCGAAGCCGGACCGGCTGCAGCGGCTTCGCCAGGCGATCGACAAGATCCAGGCGGGCCCGCGCCCGTTCGACTTCATCCTGATTGATTGTCCGCCGGCGCTCGGCCTGCTGACGCTCAACGCGCTCGCGGCGGCGCGCGAGGTCTTCATCCCCATGCAGGCGCACTTCCTGGCGCTGCAGGGTGTGGGAAAACTGCTCGAGACCGTGGCGCGGGTGTCCCAGTCGGTCAACCCCAGACTGGTGGTGACGGGCGTCATCCTGTGCATGCACGATCCGCAGTCGACGCACTCCAGGGAGGTCGTCGCGGACCTCGAGGGGTTCTTCGAGGCTGCGCGGGGTCAACCTGTGGCGTGGCGAGCGGCCCGTGTGTACCGACCACCTGTTCGTAGGAACATCAAGCTTGCGGAGTGTCCGTCGTTCGGGCAGACGATCTTCGACTACTCAGCGTGGTGCCCCGGCGCGAACGACTACCGGCAGTTGGGGCACGCCATCGTCTCGGAGTGGGAGCGCATCACTGCGCGGATCGCACCGGGTCAGGGCGCCGCGGCTGCGGCGCCGGCGGTGACCGAGGCCAAGCCGACGGTGACGACGGTCCCGCCGCGACCGCCGGCGGTCGCGGGCGAGCGGAGCGCATGA
- the rnc gene encoding ribonuclease III — MDPQVRQQIETSIGHVFTDGAILEQSLTHASVTERRTDSNERLEFLGDAVLGLVTCELIFAEYPDLLEGEMTKIKSTVVSRQTCAAVSRDLGLDQLLVLGRGMQWHTVLPQSLAAAALEAIVAAVYLDAGLEAARKFLRPILGPLIRRAFASGHQENFKSVLQQHAQQSLQETPIYLVLDEKGPDHAKCFEVCVEIGTRRFDSAWGQSKKQAEQLAALAALRALGLVQNDEGGHVRVARTGTDAG; from the coding sequence ATGGACCCCCAGGTACGCCAACAGATTGAGACGAGCATCGGGCATGTGTTTACCGATGGCGCGATCCTTGAGCAGTCGCTCACTCACGCCTCGGTGACCGAGCGGCGGACGGACTCGAATGAGCGGCTCGAGTTCCTTGGCGACGCGGTGCTCGGGCTGGTGACCTGCGAACTGATCTTCGCTGAGTACCCGGACCTGCTGGAGGGGGAGATGACCAAGATCAAGTCGACGGTGGTCTCGCGGCAGACGTGCGCCGCGGTCTCACGCGACCTGGGGCTGGACCAGTTGCTGGTGCTCGGGCGAGGAATGCAGTGGCACACGGTGCTGCCTCAGAGCCTCGCGGCGGCGGCTCTGGAGGCGATCGTCGCGGCGGTGTACCTGGACGCGGGGCTGGAGGCGGCGAGGAAGTTCCTGCGGCCGATCCTGGGCCCGCTGATCCGCCGGGCGTTTGCCTCGGGGCACCAGGAGAACTTCAAGAGCGTGCTGCAGCAGCATGCGCAGCAGTCGCTGCAGGAGACTCCGATCTACCTGGTGCTCGACGAGAAAGGGCCGGACCACGCCAAGTGCTTCGAGGTGTGCGTCGAGATCGGGACCAGGCGGTTCGACTCGGCGTGGGGGCAGAGCAAGAAGCAGGCGGAGCAGCTGGCGGCGCTCGCGGCGCTGCGGGCCCTGGGCCTTGTGCAAAATGATGAAGGCGGGCACGTCCGGGTGGCGAGAACGGGCACCGACGCCGGCTGA
- the rpmH gene encoding 50S ribosomal protein L34, with amino-acid sequence MHYPHRISKLKRKRAIGFRARMKTKSGRKLINRQRRVGRSLNTADR; translated from the coding sequence ATGCACTATCCGCACCGTATCAGCAAGCTCAAGCGCAAGAGGGCCATCGGCTTCCGTGCCCGCATGAAGACCAAGAGTGGCCGCAAGCTCATCAACCGTCAGCGCCGGGTGGGCCGCTCGCTCAACACCGCCGATCGGTAG
- the lipA gene encoding lipoyl synthase, giving the protein MTQDAGPNCSHTSPPAPQAVSAAAALRHPRPPGGDPLRRVDRPLVSLSSMVLNNASGAVDHMTVKRKPAWLRARVPGGPGYTRLKGIIDEHRLHTVCQEAGCPNMGECWARGVATIMILGDTCTRACGFCNVKTGRPGTLDTDEPRRVAESLALMGLRHVVITSVNRDELSDGGAGIWAETIRRTREACPSMSVEVLIPDFEGNWEALQAVIDARPHIINHNLETVRRMYPAVRPSAKFDRSLELLRRVRDQGTVAKTGIMVGIGENDDEVLALMDDVRQATSVGNGAGVEILTIGQYLQPTRNHLPIERWVTPETFAWYRQEGLARGFKVVESGALVRSSYHADEQAEQLAGAPGETARSMNRLIEAAKTRLA; this is encoded by the coding sequence ATGACTCAGGACGCGGGCCCCAACTGCTCTCACACCAGCCCACCGGCCCCACAGGCGGTGTCGGCAGCGGCTGCTCTGCGACACCCGAGACCGCCGGGCGGTGACCCCCTGAGACGGGTGGATCGGCCGCTGGTGAGCCTGTCGTCGATGGTCCTGAACAACGCTTCGGGAGCGGTTGACCACATGACGGTCAAGCGGAAGCCGGCGTGGCTGCGGGCCCGAGTGCCCGGCGGCCCGGGGTACACCCGCCTGAAGGGGATCATTGATGAGCACCGCCTCCACACCGTGTGTCAGGAGGCGGGTTGTCCGAACATGGGGGAGTGCTGGGCCCGTGGCGTCGCCACGATCATGATCCTCGGCGACACGTGCACGCGCGCCTGCGGCTTCTGCAACGTGAAGACCGGGCGCCCGGGGACGCTGGATACTGATGAGCCGCGGCGGGTGGCGGAATCTCTGGCCCTGATGGGCCTGCGGCATGTTGTCATCACGTCGGTCAATCGGGACGAACTCTCCGACGGTGGGGCTGGGATCTGGGCGGAGACCATCCGGCGAACACGGGAGGCGTGCCCGTCCATGTCGGTCGAGGTGCTGATCCCGGACTTCGAGGGGAACTGGGAGGCCCTGCAGGCGGTGATCGATGCCCGGCCGCACATCATCAATCACAACCTGGAGACCGTTCGCCGCATGTACCCGGCGGTCCGCCCCAGTGCGAAGTTTGATCGATCCCTGGAGTTGCTGCGGCGGGTGCGGGACCAGGGGACCGTCGCGAAGACGGGGATCATGGTCGGGATCGGAGAGAACGACGATGAGGTCCTGGCGTTGATGGATGATGTCCGCCAGGCAACGTCGGTCGGGAATGGCGCCGGGGTCGAGATCCTCACGATCGGCCAGTACCTGCAGCCGACGCGGAACCACCTGCCGATTGAGCGGTGGGTCACGCCGGAGACCTTTGCCTGGTACAGGCAGGAGGGTCTGGCTCGCGGGTTCAAGGTGGTCGAGAGCGGGGCGCTGGTCCGCAGCAGTTACCACGCGGACGAGCAGGCCGAGCAACTGGCGGGCGCCCCGGGGGAAACCGCCCGCAGCATGAACCGCCTCATCGAAGCCGCAAAGACACGGCTCGCCTAG
- a CDS encoding polysaccharide biosynthesis/export family protein, with product MTQVLQSRAHTAGTSGRWRRVLSIVLAVASLPALAGCDVDSWMDPSVLGRWEVTPTTVPVLDRIAAVEPSDTGYAETSDVTVDDLVPVAAEYRITTGDALTVKIRDFLRLGEEAEFDRVVDKRGNIDLPRLAPVRVAGLTPVQARDAISLAIKNAGLLQDPTVSVVPQAQRQQTFSAFGSVLNPGTYFIPTPDYRLLQALTAAGGFQEVAPYVYVIRQVPLEFGLDGNAEVPLAPGQTPTPPPPEKLIDLIDELSKPQGGDKPSPAVYAGDRPAFVSARVNQQPPNGAAGREPPPIDLPDSPAPRPGAAPSVPPTGSGYQWQFLNGQWVKVAPQTPTAPAGSDGSAGVLPPLVTQRVIKIPMGPMISGVSKYNIVIRPGDIIHVPLNSDLLFYIGGQISRPGVYNIPRNGRITITNAVVAAGGLGSLAIPERVDLIRMIGPDRQATIRLNLRAIQEGTQPNIFLKNDDSINIGTNFFAYPLAVIRNGFRMTYGFGFLLDRNFGNDVFGPPPESFRF from the coding sequence GTGACCCAAGTCTTGCAGAGTCGAGCACACACGGCGGGTACCAGCGGGCGGTGGCGCCGGGTTCTTTCGATTGTGCTGGCCGTCGCCAGCCTCCCGGCGCTCGCCGGGTGCGATGTCGATTCATGGATGGACCCCAGCGTCCTTGGCCGCTGGGAGGTCACCCCGACGACCGTCCCCGTCCTCGACCGGATCGCCGCGGTCGAGCCGAGCGACACCGGATACGCCGAGACCTCCGATGTGACGGTCGATGACCTTGTCCCGGTCGCGGCTGAGTACCGCATCACGACCGGTGACGCCCTGACGGTCAAGATCCGCGATTTCCTCCGTCTCGGCGAAGAGGCCGAGTTCGACCGCGTGGTAGACAAGCGCGGCAACATCGACCTGCCCAGGCTGGCGCCGGTGCGCGTCGCCGGGCTGACGCCGGTGCAGGCGCGGGACGCCATCTCCCTGGCCATCAAGAATGCCGGCCTTTTGCAGGATCCGACGGTCTCCGTCGTCCCGCAGGCCCAGCGCCAGCAGACCTTCAGCGCCTTCGGCTCGGTTCTCAACCCCGGCACGTACTTCATCCCGACCCCCGACTACCGCCTGCTGCAGGCCCTGACCGCCGCCGGCGGGTTCCAGGAGGTGGCGCCGTATGTCTACGTGATCCGGCAGGTGCCGCTTGAGTTTGGGCTCGATGGAAACGCCGAGGTGCCATTGGCTCCCGGCCAGACCCCGACGCCCCCGCCGCCGGAGAAACTGATCGACCTGATCGACGAACTCTCGAAGCCCCAGGGCGGCGACAAGCCGTCACCCGCCGTCTACGCGGGTGACCGCCCCGCCTTCGTATCGGCCCGCGTGAACCAGCAGCCGCCCAACGGCGCCGCCGGCCGCGAGCCGCCCCCGATTGACCTGCCCGATTCTCCCGCGCCTCGCCCCGGCGCGGCGCCCTCGGTGCCGCCGACCGGCTCGGGCTACCAGTGGCAGTTCCTGAACGGGCAGTGGGTCAAAGTCGCCCCGCAGACTCCGACAGCCCCGGCCGGGTCCGACGGCAGCGCCGGCGTACTGCCGCCGCTGGTCACCCAGCGCGTCATCAAGATCCCCATGGGTCCGATGATCTCCGGCGTGTCGAAGTACAACATCGTGATCCGCCCCGGCGACATCATCCACGTGCCGCTCAACTCCGACCTGCTGTTCTACATCGGCGGCCAGATCTCCCGGCCGGGCGTGTACAACATCCCGCGCAACGGCCGCATCACCATCACCAACGCCGTGGTCGCCGCCGGCGGCCTCGGCTCGCTCGCAATCCCGGAGCGAGTCGACCTGATCCGCATGATCGGCCCGGACCGGCAGGCGACCATCCGCCTCAACCTGCGGGCCATCCAGGAAGGCACCCAGCCGAACATTTTCTTGAAGAACGACGATTCGATCAATATCGGAACGAACTTCTTCGCCTACCCGCTGGCGGTGATCCGCAACGGATTCCGGATGACGTACGGGTTCGGGTTCCTGCTCGATCGCAACTTCGGCAACGACGTCTTCGGGCCGCCGCCCGAGAGCTTCCGGTTCTAG